In Persicimonas caeni, a single window of DNA contains:
- a CDS encoding serine/threonine-protein kinase, protein MSSKQQVPQLKPGDVVAGRFRIVERIGSGGFSVVYRAHQEAMNRFVALKILKPAASSDEKIVERFRREALFASHLSHPNTISLFDYGHTDDGLCYIAMELLHGTDLAEVVQTGKPMKLERVWNILVQCCHSLAEAHRLGLVHRDLKPENIFLVERDGPELVKVLDFGVSKAINNFANAGPRTMAPLTQEGTVFGTPLYMAPEQAMAESISPAVDVYALGHIAFEMITGKAAYGDCTNAMDVMLKQINDPPLVLPDPWSQTPFSPLITKCTLKDPDERIEDATKLREHLLHDAFLPYMDEQSRPNRTRSLPRVNTVDGGPPSAHYTVPPESTEEVEEVYRWELDVLDEALAEVRQVQEMRLVIVRGSPGTGRSNLLRAFLKRHRGDDGCVIVHRQSHNEQNQGESDSQSAGLETDLACVTDDALEGRGVSELKRMLHQHYDHERGRSPDGDRVDSDSAPISALGAQRDNFLSRITGPFRDASERGVLVWGVENLEKIDTLTLAFLDHFFRDLKSNPAPILIVATVYPDDLMRRPGLLRYTQELLQATKPLARQLSLVAPGERKAGDNATGAPRPPTDYPTETPGSGSFMGDELPTLQGNGLDEESQPQSIELFDELDDDKEQAPKERDETDIAFDTVLGFLAELGDEVPDDLWKLARARVLPSMFMALADFIVDQAERFGIIQRRGETICFAQPGFAEEMRESFDELVDPVPTHLELAALLLDHYDSLDREQLNTVVRHLRSAQAPYEAMELLMQAGEEAYRSFDLDSAREYYLQIRQLIDDLDSGRIHAGGGAETGNDFEQARVWVRLGEIHGALGEHGAAEDAINKALLPDSDATPELRGRAYKILGDLAVSQERYENGKTHYRHARDSFREAGHPGAFVAAMGAMGHCALMEGKPKEAEEILSVALERASRLQNNVLGARLGRFMGQVLMRQARFDDAVRHLGTSLGTFEQINSRKEVAETLAELGQAAFAATDFSASRDYHERALTEAASNHVVLPESPHLGLGRAFSALGDTEQATAHLRRAVDEIAVSSDRLQEARVRFHIGDVDLAAGRFGKALEHFLKVEETAKNVGHTELWLEASIRRAYLSFDSGDSADAYEQLSQTMQLAESLGDAGGELRVRAHVIYLQLLEHDFRTRGATFASLIDKSKERGYTRARVLCQYFKSDVHAAHGEADQALALLAEARMGAAELRDYALLLPIERRVRLLERSLGKAAGEADDGFAIGALVPPEVGNRRFSEGRVGR, encoded by the coding sequence ATGAGCTCCAAGCAACAAGTACCACAGCTAAAGCCGGGTGATGTCGTCGCCGGACGTTTTCGCATCGTCGAGCGCATCGGCTCGGGCGGCTTCTCGGTGGTCTACCGCGCCCACCAGGAGGCGATGAACCGCTTCGTGGCGCTCAAGATCTTGAAGCCGGCGGCCTCGAGCGACGAGAAAATCGTCGAGCGGTTTCGGCGCGAGGCGCTCTTTGCAAGCCACCTGTCGCACCCGAACACCATCTCGCTGTTCGACTACGGCCATACCGACGACGGGCTGTGCTACATCGCCATGGAGTTGCTGCACGGCACCGATCTGGCCGAGGTGGTCCAGACCGGCAAGCCCATGAAGCTCGAGCGGGTGTGGAATATCTTGGTGCAGTGCTGCCACAGCCTGGCCGAGGCGCACCGCCTGGGGCTCGTCCACCGGGATTTGAAGCCCGAGAATATCTTCTTGGTCGAGCGCGACGGCCCCGAGCTGGTCAAGGTGCTCGACTTTGGCGTCTCCAAGGCGATCAACAACTTCGCCAACGCCGGGCCGCGCACCATGGCGCCGCTGACTCAGGAAGGCACCGTCTTCGGCACGCCCTTGTATATGGCGCCCGAGCAGGCGATGGCCGAGTCGATCAGCCCTGCGGTCGACGTCTACGCGCTGGGCCACATCGCCTTCGAGATGATCACGGGCAAGGCGGCCTACGGGGATTGCACCAACGCGATGGACGTGATGCTCAAGCAGATCAACGATCCGCCGCTGGTGCTGCCAGATCCCTGGTCGCAGACGCCGTTCTCCCCGCTGATCACCAAGTGCACGCTCAAAGATCCCGACGAGCGCATCGAAGACGCCACCAAGCTGCGCGAGCACCTGCTGCACGACGCGTTCCTCCCCTACATGGACGAGCAGAGTCGGCCCAACCGCACCCGCAGTTTGCCGCGGGTGAACACCGTCGACGGCGGGCCGCCCTCAGCGCATTATACCGTGCCGCCAGAGTCGACCGAGGAGGTCGAAGAGGTCTATCGCTGGGAGCTCGACGTCCTCGACGAGGCGCTCGCCGAGGTGCGCCAGGTCCAGGAGATGCGGCTTGTGATCGTGCGCGGCTCGCCGGGCACCGGGCGAAGCAACCTGCTGCGCGCCTTTTTGAAGCGCCACCGCGGCGACGACGGCTGCGTCATCGTCCATCGCCAGAGCCACAACGAGCAGAACCAGGGCGAGTCCGACAGCCAGAGCGCCGGGCTGGAGACCGATCTGGCGTGCGTGACCGATGATGCCCTCGAGGGACGAGGCGTCTCCGAGCTCAAGCGAATGCTCCACCAGCACTACGATCACGAGCGCGGCCGCTCGCCCGACGGCGATCGGGTCGACAGCGATTCGGCGCCGATCAGCGCGCTGGGCGCCCAGCGCGACAACTTCTTGTCGCGCATCACCGGCCCCTTTCGCGACGCGTCGGAGCGCGGAGTGCTCGTCTGGGGTGTCGAAAACCTCGAAAAGATCGACACGCTCACCCTGGCGTTCCTCGACCACTTTTTCCGGGATCTGAAGAGCAACCCGGCGCCGATCCTCATCGTCGCCACCGTGTATCCCGACGACCTGATGCGCCGCCCCGGCCTGCTTCGCTACACCCAGGAGCTCCTGCAGGCGACCAAGCCGCTGGCGCGCCAGTTGTCCCTGGTGGCCCCCGGAGAGCGCAAGGCCGGTGACAACGCCACCGGCGCCCCCCGCCCGCCGACCGACTACCCGACCGAGACACCCGGCTCGGGCTCGTTCATGGGCGACGAGCTGCCGACCCTGCAGGGCAATGGCCTCGACGAGGAGAGCCAGCCGCAGTCGATCGAGCTGTTCGACGAGCTCGACGACGACAAAGAGCAGGCGCCCAAAGAGCGCGACGAGACCGATATCGCCTTCGACACGGTGCTCGGGTTTTTGGCCGAGCTGGGCGACGAGGTGCCCGACGACCTCTGGAAACTCGCCCGCGCACGCGTGCTCCCCTCGATGTTTATGGCGCTGGCCGACTTCATCGTCGACCAGGCCGAGCGCTTCGGCATCATCCAGCGCCGCGGCGAGACGATTTGCTTCGCCCAGCCCGGCTTCGCCGAGGAGATGCGCGAGAGCTTCGACGAGCTGGTCGACCCGGTGCCCACACACCTGGAGTTGGCCGCCCTTCTGCTCGACCATTACGACTCGCTCGATCGCGAGCAGCTCAACACGGTGGTGCGCCATCTGCGCAGCGCCCAGGCGCCCTACGAGGCCATGGAGCTGTTGATGCAGGCCGGCGAAGAGGCGTATCGCTCCTTCGACCTCGACTCGGCGCGCGAGTACTACCTGCAGATTCGCCAGCTCATCGACGACCTCGACAGCGGGCGCATCCACGCCGGTGGAGGCGCCGAGACGGGCAACGACTTCGAGCAAGCGCGCGTCTGGGTGCGCCTCGGCGAGATTCACGGCGCGCTGGGCGAGCACGGCGCCGCCGAGGACGCCATCAACAAGGCGCTGCTGCCCGACTCCGACGCCACGCCCGAATTGCGCGGGCGGGCCTACAAGATCTTGGGCGATTTGGCCGTCTCCCAGGAGCGTTACGAGAACGGCAAGACGCACTACCGGCACGCCCGCGACAGCTTCCGCGAGGCCGGCCACCCCGGCGCCTTCGTCGCCGCGATGGGCGCCATGGGCCACTGTGCGTTGATGGAAGGAAAGCCCAAAGAGGCCGAGGAGATCTTGAGCGTGGCCCTGGAGCGCGCCTCCAGGCTGCAAAACAACGTGCTCGGCGCCCGCCTGGGACGCTTCATGGGCCAGGTGCTCATGCGCCAGGCACGCTTCGACGACGCGGTCCGCCACCTGGGCACCTCATTGGGCACCTTCGAGCAGATCAACTCGCGCAAAGAAGTCGCCGAGACGCTCGCCGAGCTGGGACAGGCCGCGTTCGCCGCCACCGACTTTAGCGCCTCGCGCGACTACCACGAGCGGGCGCTGACCGAAGCCGCCTCGAATCACGTCGTGCTCCCCGAATCCCCGCACCTGGGGCTGGGCCGCGCGTTCTCGGCGCTGGGCGACACCGAGCAAGCGACCGCGCATCTGCGCCGCGCCGTCGACGAGATCGCCGTGTCGAGCGACCGCCTTCAGGAAGCGCGCGTGCGCTTTCATATCGGCGACGTCGACCTGGCGGCCGGCCGCTTCGGCAAGGCCCTGGAGCATTTCCTCAAGGTCGAGGAGACCGCCAAAAACGTCGGCCACACCGAGCTGTGGCTCGAAGCGTCGATCCGTCGCGCCTACCTGTCGTTCGACTCGGGCGACTCGGCCGACGCCTACGAGCAGCTCAGCCAGACAATGCAGTTGGCCGAGTCGCTGGGCGACGCCGGCGGCGAGCTGCGCGTGCGCGCCCACGTCATCTACCTGCAACTGCTCGAGCACGACTTCCGCACCCGCGGGGCGACCTTCGCCTCGCTCATCGACAAGAGCAAAGAGCGCGGCTACACCCGCGCCCGCGTCTTGTGCCAGTACTTCAAGTCCGACGTCCACGCCGCCCACGGCGAGGCCGACCAAGCGCTCGCCCTGCTCGCCGAAGCCCGCATGGGCGCCGCCGAGCTGCGCGACTACGCACTCTTGCTCCCCATCGAGCGTCGCGTCCGACTGCTCGAGCGCAGCCTGGGCAAGGCAGCCGGCGAGGCCGATGATGGTTTCGCGATCGGAGCTTTGGTGCCGCCGGAGGTGGGAAATCGGCGGTTCAGTGAAGGTCGCGTGGGACGTTGA
- a CDS encoding FAD-binding oxidoreductase gives MKSVQYDGAIYSVQNHESVLDALLRGGADVSFSCRKGSCQTCLLRAVEGEPGPDAQKGLRQELVDSAHFMPCVCHPDEDMVIAQPDLSQMFMPAMLSERTQLSPSVTRLRIEPARDLNWTPGQYINLRRDDGLMRSYSIASIAEVDYFLEVHVRRVDDGQMSRWIHDELAVGDFFEVQGPLGACTYREEFDGRPLILVGTGTGIAPLYGITRDALRHDHEGEIWVYHGGRTMDDLYLHAELGELADEHDNLHYVPCLSGDDVPEGIFAGRVTDRVFKEDHPDAAGHVLYLCGNPDMVYDARYYAIGAGVARADVLADPFESAYPYMPDDDAKLEAIAPDPELWEALDKGPKLRAILQDFYEATYEDPRLSPFFHNVTMQRAISKQYAFLAEVFSGEDNYFGLNPFNAHHWMIISDELFDYREELFEASVRKHGLPEHLVRRWMAFQELFRREIVKSTQRGLIMNGVEHKKEGFSVEEILIATICDGCMGEINEGDTARMHKRTGQLFCTECAATSATNEVGAPA, from the coding sequence ATGAAGTCAGTGCAGTATGATGGCGCAATCTACTCAGTTCAAAACCACGAGTCGGTGCTCGACGCGCTCTTGCGCGGCGGCGCAGACGTCAGCTTTTCGTGTCGCAAGGGGTCGTGTCAGACGTGCCTGCTACGCGCGGTCGAAGGCGAGCCGGGGCCCGACGCCCAGAAGGGGCTTCGCCAAGAACTCGTCGACTCGGCGCACTTCATGCCCTGTGTGTGCCATCCTGACGAAGACATGGTCATCGCCCAGCCCGACCTGTCGCAGATGTTCATGCCGGCGATGCTCTCCGAGCGAACGCAACTCTCTCCCAGCGTCACCCGCCTGCGCATCGAGCCGGCGCGCGACCTGAACTGGACGCCCGGCCAATATATCAACCTGCGTCGTGACGACGGGCTGATGCGAAGCTACTCCATCGCGAGCATCGCCGAGGTCGACTACTTCTTGGAGGTGCACGTGCGCCGGGTCGACGACGGCCAGATGAGCCGCTGGATTCACGACGAGCTCGCCGTCGGCGACTTCTTCGAGGTGCAGGGCCCGCTGGGCGCGTGCACCTACCGCGAGGAGTTCGACGGGCGCCCGCTGATCTTGGTCGGCACGGGCACCGGCATCGCCCCGCTATACGGAATCACCCGCGACGCGCTTCGCCACGACCACGAGGGCGAAATCTGGGTCTACCACGGCGGCCGCACGATGGACGACCTGTACCTGCACGCCGAGCTCGGCGAGCTGGCCGACGAGCACGACAACCTGCATTACGTGCCCTGCTTGTCGGGCGACGACGTCCCCGAGGGGATCTTCGCCGGCCGGGTCACCGACCGCGTCTTCAAAGAAGACCACCCCGACGCCGCCGGCCACGTGCTCTACCTGTGCGGCAACCCCGACATGGTCTACGACGCGCGCTACTACGCCATCGGCGCCGGCGTCGCCCGCGCCGACGTGCTCGCCGACCCGTTCGAATCGGCCTACCCGTATATGCCCGACGATGACGCCAAGCTCGAGGCGATCGCCCCCGATCCCGAGCTGTGGGAGGCCCTCGACAAAGGGCCCAAGCTGCGCGCCATCCTGCAGGACTTCTACGAGGCCACCTACGAGGACCCGCGGCTGAGCCCCTTCTTTCACAACGTGACCATGCAGCGGGCGATCTCGAAGCAGTACGCCTTTTTGGCCGAGGTCTTCTCGGGCGAGGACAACTACTTCGGGCTCAACCCGTTCAACGCCCACCACTGGATGATCATCAGCGACGAGCTGTTCGACTACCGCGAGGAGCTCTTCGAGGCGAGCGTGCGCAAGCACGGGCTGCCCGAGCACCTGGTGCGCCGGTGGATGGCCTTCCAGGAGTTGTTCCGCCGCGAGATCGTCAAGTCGACCCAGCGCGGCCTGATCATGAACGGTGTGGAGCACAAAAAGGAGGGCTTCAGCGTCGAGGAGATCCTCATCGCCACGATCTGCGACGGCTGCATGGGCGAGATCAACGAGGGTGACACCGCGCGCATGCACAAGCGCACCGGCCAGCTCTTCTGCACAGAGTGCGCGGCCACAAGCGCCACCAACGAGGTCGGCGCGCCCGCCTAA
- a CDS encoding FHA domain-containing protein, translating into MSTSLCPNCEKSNPADEVVCQHCGLTLPALQEQDADTTRPEARRSELASTQMRRAITAQMLGQRGSEPRGLGQEPSDAAIDVDTAAATQPTAVAERQRGKTLAMPKADVTGETKLAGKFPLPTPDEAPSIPDGATILRIGYADDNDLVIPRPQVSGHHARIGLYDNRYFLEDLNSTNGTSVNGHQVDRARIRPGDRIGLGSYQFVFDAKLAQRLQPAEDDLQKTQALQAVPSAAVQRQKAIVIGREADADIVLDAPQISRHHCKLTPVQSGWRVEDLGAANGTFVNDRFNRVDEAFVTDNDVLFLGSYRFPVSRVREFIDSDRESTHAGQVGLPLDQRVVTIGRGPENDVVLDAPQVSRHHARIVRTDEAVFLEDLGSANGTFVDGKRIERVEIEPGQTISFGSYAIRLDLARGTIQKSYRGDILLQAENIRVEVGEGEQKKRILDGVSFTVYPTEFVGLLGPSGAGKTTLLMALIGYLRPNYGRTLVNGDDLGTHYDRYRGAIGYVPQEDIIHSELTVFEALYYTAKLRLPPDTTDEEINGRIDKILADLEIEDTRHVLIGSPERKGISGGQRKRVNLALELLTEPSLLCLDEPTSGLASEDASNVMKLLRKLADGGRTILLTIHQPSQQVYRMMDNTLYLADGEQVYYGPAYPDSMFYFNSEVKPNTPEAEEILADPGSCMRPLMQAKRAGEPMETFAARYRQSRYHEEFVSERRKNRKGVNLTGSSERKPPRFSIRQWLTLSRRYLTIKLKDHVGTAILLVQAPIVAILLDLVFISETGGVMSRLQFMPFALFLLVVAAVWFGCSNAAREIVSEQAIYRRERMVNLSILAYAGSKFAVLGFLCFLQCLMLLLITYFVLDFWGNPFVHLGVLWLCSLAGLGMGLMLSALVRTTEAAIALVPILLIPQVILGGAIMPIDKMNAPTQAASHTTVTRWGFEAMLHTEHQSDAYEISADELPKPPMPGVPAPPPPPNPLDRFIGEREMTLGVDLGVLGGFTVVLFGGVCGFLRVREKWWGM; encoded by the coding sequence ATGTCCACGAGCCTTTGCCCAAATTGCGAGAAGTCAAATCCAGCCGACGAGGTCGTCTGCCAGCACTGCGGGTTGACGCTGCCGGCGTTGCAGGAGCAAGACGCCGACACCACGCGCCCCGAGGCGCGGCGAAGCGAGCTGGCCTCGACCCAGATGCGCCGGGCAATCACCGCTCAAATGCTGGGGCAGCGAGGGTCGGAGCCGCGGGGGTTGGGACAGGAGCCGAGCGACGCGGCCATCGACGTCGACACGGCGGCCGCCACCCAGCCGACGGCAGTCGCCGAGCGTCAGCGCGGCAAGACGTTGGCGATGCCCAAGGCCGACGTCACCGGCGAGACGAAGCTCGCCGGCAAGTTCCCGCTGCCCACGCCCGACGAAGCGCCCTCGATTCCCGACGGGGCCACGATTTTGCGCATCGGCTATGCCGACGACAACGACCTGGTCATCCCCCGGCCGCAGGTCTCCGGGCACCACGCGCGCATCGGGCTGTATGACAATCGCTACTTTCTCGAAGATCTGAACTCGACGAACGGCACCAGCGTCAACGGCCATCAGGTCGACCGCGCGCGCATCCGACCGGGCGACCGCATCGGGCTGGGCAGCTACCAGTTCGTCTTCGACGCCAAGCTCGCCCAGCGCCTGCAGCCCGCCGAAGACGACTTGCAGAAGACGCAAGCGCTTCAGGCGGTGCCTTCGGCGGCGGTGCAGAGGCAAAAGGCGATCGTCATCGGCCGCGAGGCCGACGCCGACATCGTGCTCGACGCCCCGCAGATTTCGAGGCACCACTGCAAGCTGACGCCCGTGCAGAGCGGCTGGCGAGTCGAAGACCTCGGCGCGGCCAACGGCACCTTCGTCAACGACCGGTTCAACCGTGTGGACGAGGCGTTCGTCACCGATAACGACGTGCTTTTTTTGGGGAGCTACCGCTTTCCGGTCAGTCGCGTGCGCGAGTTTATCGACAGCGACCGCGAGTCGACCCACGCCGGCCAGGTGGGGCTGCCGCTCGACCAGCGGGTCGTCACTATCGGCCGCGGCCCCGAGAACGACGTCGTCCTCGACGCCCCCCAGGTCTCGCGGCACCACGCGCGCATCGTGCGTACCGACGAGGCCGTCTTCCTCGAAGATCTGGGAAGCGCCAACGGCACCTTCGTCGACGGCAAGCGCATCGAGCGCGTCGAGATCGAGCCGGGCCAGACGATCAGTTTCGGCTCGTACGCCATTCGCCTCGACCTCGCCCGCGGCACCATCCAGAAGAGCTACCGCGGCGATATCCTGCTGCAGGCCGAGAATATTCGCGTCGAGGTCGGCGAGGGCGAGCAGAAAAAGCGCATCTTGGACGGGGTGTCGTTTACGGTCTATCCGACCGAGTTCGTCGGCCTGTTGGGGCCGTCGGGCGCCGGTAAGACGACACTTTTGATGGCGCTGATCGGCTACCTGCGCCCCAACTATGGGCGCACGCTGGTCAACGGCGACGACCTGGGCACCCACTACGACCGCTACCGCGGCGCGATCGGCTATGTGCCTCAAGAAGACATCATTCACAGCGAGCTGACCGTCTTCGAGGCGCTCTACTACACCGCCAAGCTCAGGCTGCCGCCCGACACCACCGACGAGGAGATCAACGGGCGCATCGACAAGATCTTGGCCGACCTCGAAATCGAGGACACCCGCCACGTGCTCATCGGCTCTCCGGAGCGAAAGGGGATTTCGGGCGGGCAGCGAAAGCGGGTCAACCTGGCGCTCGAGCTTCTGACCGAGCCGAGCTTGCTGTGCTTGGACGAGCCCACCAGCGGCCTGGCGAGTGAGGACGCCTCCAACGTCATGAAGCTTCTGCGCAAGCTCGCCGACGGCGGACGCACGATCTTGCTGACCATCCACCAGCCGTCCCAGCAGGTCTATCGCATGATGGACAACACGCTGTATTTGGCCGACGGCGAGCAGGTCTACTACGGGCCGGCGTATCCGGACTCGATGTTTTATTTCAACTCGGAGGTCAAGCCGAACACCCCCGAGGCCGAAGAGATCTTGGCCGACCCGGGCTCGTGCATGCGCCCGCTGATGCAGGCCAAGCGCGCCGGTGAGCCGATGGAGACCTTCGCGGCGCGCTACCGACAGAGCCGCTATCACGAGGAGTTTGTCAGCGAGCGCCGCAAGAACCGCAAAGGGGTCAACCTGACCGGCTCGAGCGAGCGCAAGCCGCCGCGGTTCAGCATTCGTCAGTGGCTGACGCTGTCGAGGCGTTACCTGACCATCAAGCTCAAGGACCACGTCGGCACGGCCATCTTGCTGGTGCAGGCGCCCATCGTGGCGATCTTGCTCGACCTGGTCTTTATCAGCGAGACGGGCGGAGTGATGAGCCGGCTGCAGTTCATGCCGTTCGCGCTCTTTTTGCTGGTCGTCGCCGCAGTGTGGTTCGGCTGCTCGAACGCCGCGCGCGAGATCGTCAGCGAGCAGGCGATCTACCGGCGCGAGCGCATGGTCAACCTGTCGATTCTGGCCTACGCGGGCAGCAAATTCGCCGTGCTCGGCTTCTTGTGCTTTTTGCAGTGCCTGATGCTGCTCTTGATCACCTACTTCGTGCTCGACTTCTGGGGCAATCCGTTCGTCCACCTGGGCGTCTTGTGGCTCTGCTCGCTGGCGGGCCTGGGCATGGGTCTGATGCTCTCGGCGCTGGTGCGCACCACCGAGGCGGCGATCGCGCTCGTGCCGATCTTGCTCATCCCGCAGGTCATCTTGGGCGGGGCGATCATGCCGATCGACAAGATGAACGCGCCCACGCAGGCCGCCAGCCACACGACGGTGACCCGCTGGGGCTTCGAGGCGATGCTGCACACCGAGCACCAGTCCGACGCCTACGAGATCTCGGCCGACGAACTCCCCAAGCCGCCCATGCCGGGCGTGCCCGCGCCGCCGCCGCCGCCCAACCCGCTGGATCGCTTCATCGGCGAGCGCGAGATGACGCTCGGCGTCGATCTAGGGGTGCTCGGTGGGTTTACGGTGGTGTTGTTCGGCGGGGTGTGTGGCTTCTTGCGGGTGCGGGAGAAGTGGTGGGGGATGTAG
- a CDS encoding FHA domain-containing protein — MYKLVIADDEGSKSTVPIVRDEITIGRQEGNTIRLTERNVSRKHARVLRENGRVYVEEVAARYGIKKNGVKIDQRAEFAPGDIVAIGDYKLTLKAKKPEKAPGEPPKPAQKPKTKKQSEGTQVLPAMPAKLVVISSNFAGQEFPLNRNEMIIGRGEDCDIIIDHRSVSQKHAKVLREQGSKYQIVDLNSKNGVSVSGEQYRAVHIKRGDVIELGHVKFRFVEPGENYVFTPQPTLDDVEFDSGSSSSSKNGMMIAAVLVVAALVGGAIFFLMGDDGTPSAEPGGDDAVAVADNGAGTGAPAAPTSAKEDAEAAPTEEKADDKVSQAIAEASQKIQDGELDKAIGTLESAKKYLEPTPEQNDKIAELMGSAKTERPFKQDYQAAKDDIKSKDFPQALKRLSEIPKHSVFHTIYTEEGLMEQALDGAVAQAEEAMDKDDAETARTLVEEVLVYDGEHEGAKSLLERLDEAEKKVASNTTTSNSGSSSSRNSGSSSRRPPKRPSVSPEEAKELYRSAQKKIFKSDPAGAIQDCKKALKGGYRGCYRILAIAYKQMGNNGKACSNFKRYLGTNPGNAAAVQRQMEQLGCE; from the coding sequence ATGTATAAGCTGGTCATCGCGGATGATGAGGGAAGCAAAAGCACCGTCCCCATCGTCCGAGACGAAATCACAATTGGCCGCCAAGAAGGCAACACGATTCGCCTGACGGAGCGCAACGTGTCGCGCAAGCACGCTCGTGTGTTGCGCGAGAACGGACGCGTGTACGTCGAGGAAGTGGCCGCGCGCTACGGTATCAAGAAGAACGGGGTCAAGATCGATCAGCGGGCCGAATTTGCGCCCGGTGATATCGTCGCCATCGGCGACTACAAGCTGACTCTGAAGGCCAAAAAGCCCGAAAAGGCCCCCGGCGAGCCGCCCAAGCCCGCCCAGAAGCCCAAGACCAAAAAACAGAGCGAGGGGACGCAGGTCCTGCCGGCGATGCCCGCCAAGTTGGTGGTCATCTCGAGCAACTTCGCCGGCCAAGAGTTCCCGCTGAACCGAAACGAGATGATCATCGGTCGCGGCGAAGACTGCGACATCATCATCGACCACCGCTCGGTCTCTCAGAAGCACGCCAAGGTGTTGCGCGAGCAGGGCAGCAAGTACCAGATCGTCGACTTGAACAGCAAAAACGGCGTGTCGGTCAGCGGTGAGCAGTATCGCGCGGTGCACATCAAGCGCGGCGACGTCATCGAGCTGGGCCACGTCAAGTTTCGCTTCGTCGAGCCCGGCGAAAACTACGTCTTCACGCCCCAGCCTACCCTCGACGACGTCGAGTTCGACTCCGGCTCGAGCAGCAGCTCGAAGAACGGCATGATGATCGCCGCGGTGCTGGTGGTGGCGGCGTTGGTCGGCGGCGCGATCTTCTTCTTGATGGGCGACGACGGCACCCCGTCGGCCGAGCCCGGCGGTGACGACGCCGTGGCCGTGGCCGACAACGGCGCCGGCACAGGCGCGCCGGCCGCGCCGACGTCGGCCAAAGAGGACGCCGAGGCCGCGCCCACCGAAGAGAAAGCCGACGACAAGGTCAGCCAGGCGATCGCCGAGGCGAGCCAAAAGATCCAAGACGGGGAGCTCGACAAAGCGATCGGCACCCTCGAGTCGGCCAAAAAATACCTCGAGCCGACCCCCGAGCAGAACGACAAGATCGCCGAGCTGATGGGCAGCGCCAAGACCGAGCGCCCCTTCAAGCAGGACTACCAGGCGGCCAAAGACGACATCAAATCGAAGGATTTCCCCCAGGCGCTCAAGCGTCTCAGCGAAATCCCCAAGCACTCGGTGTTCCACACGATCTACACCGAAGAGGGCTTGATGGAGCAGGCGCTCGACGGTGCCGTCGCTCAGGCCGAAGAAGCGATGGACAAGGACGACGCCGAGACGGCGCGCACCTTGGTCGAAGAGGTCTTGGTGTACGACGGCGAGCACGAGGGCGCCAAGTCACTGCTCGAGCGCCTCGACGAGGCCGAGAAGAAGGTCGCCTCCAACACGACCACGAGCAACTCGGGTTCGAGCAGCTCGCGCAACAGCGGCAGCTCGTCCCGACGCCCTCCCAAGCGCCCCAGCGTGAGCCCCGAAGAGGCCAAAGAGCTGTACCGCAGCGCTCAAAAGAAGATCTTCAAGAGCGACCCGGCCGGCGCCATCCAAGACTGCAAAAAGGCGCTCAAAGGCGGCTACCGCGGCTGCTACCGCATCCTGGCCATCGCCTACAAGCAGATGGGCAACAACGGCAAAGCCTGCTCGAACTTCAAGCGCTACCTGGGCACCAACCCGGGCAACGCGGCCGCCGTGCAGCGTCAGATGGAGCAGTTGGGGTGTGAGTGA